The sequence below is a genomic window from Dyadobacter chenwenxiniae.
GAACCTGTGGCTTTCAGCGTTTCTTTCACTGCATCTTCATCGTCCTCCTCATCCTCTGTCAGCGAGCTGGAAACAATCCCTGCTTCCGAGAGAATGGCCTCATAAGTGAAAATGGGAATATCGAAACGTAAACCAATAGCAATTGCGTCCGAAGGGCGGGCGTCGATTTCAACTTCCCGGAGATTGTCCGTGCAGACGATCTTAGCATAGAAGATACCCTCTTTCAGATCGGAAATAACGATTTCTTTTAATGTATAATTCATCCCATCCGCAAACGACTTGAACAGATCGTGGGTCATCGGACGGTTGGGGACAATGTTTTCAATTTGTACTGCGATGGCCTGCGCTTCGAACACACCAATAATTATGGGCAGGCGGCGGTTACCCAGCTCTTCGCCAAGAACCAGTGCGAAGGAACCAGCCTGTGATTGGCTTGGAGACAGCCCGAGAATTTCTAACTTGATTTTTTTCACGTTTAAACTAAATGCGCAAGTTTGGTTAACAGTTGTTGTGAATTTCTTGGATATATGTAATCGAAGTTGCAAAAATAATTAACCCGTACTGCATAAAAAAATGAAGTACGGGTTAAGAAGAGCCTCATTGACAGCCGGATGGAAATAAAGCCGCTTAATTATCTGATTTTTAAGCTATTTTTCATATCCGTACCGGGACGATTTATTACAATTAATTTAAATACTGCCTAAAAACGCGTTTTTACATATTTTTAGCCGCCTCTGTGAGTTTGGGCAAAATTTCAAAAACATCACCAACAATTCCGTAGTCTGCTGCCTTGAAAAACGGTGCTTCGGGATCTTTGTTAATGACCACAATGCATTTGGAACCGTTCACCCCCGCAAGGTGCTGGATCGCACCGGAGATTCCGCAGGCAATGTACAAGTTCGGAGCCACCTTAATCCCGGTTTGACCAATGTGTTCGTGGTGCGGACGCCAGTCCAGGTCGGAAACCGGTTTGGAACAGCCTGTCGCAGCTCCCAGCGCCCTGGCCAGGTCCAGGAGCGGCTGCCAGTGTTCAGGCCCTTTCATTCCGCGCCCGCCGGAAACAATCACTTGCGCCTCGGTCAGTGAAAGCTCAGAGCTTGCTTTCTCCACATTCACAACAGAAGCCTGGAAATCAGCGTCACGCAGTTGCGGCGAAAATGTTTCGATAACCGCACTCGCAGAAGCCACGTCATTTTCATCAATTTCGATCACGTTCTTTTTCACGACCAGGATTTTTATATCCGATTTCATTTCAGTGGTGGCAAAGGCCTTTCCTGTAAAAATGCCCCGGGTCACTTTGAATGAACCATTGATCTCTGGCAGTGCGGTGACGCCGGAAACAACGCCTGCTTTCAATTTTGCAGCCGCCCTCGCGGCCATTGCATCGCCCAGGCCGGATTTGGATAGGATAATGATCTTGCTGCCTTCCTGCCCGGCTGCCTGCGCTAACACGTCTGCATATGCGAGACTGTTCTCATGCGACAGTTTTTCATCTGATGCATGGAGCACTTTGGAAGCGCCGTATTTTCCCGCTATTTCAAGTTCGGATGAAGCAGCTTGGCCAATAGCCAGAACAACCGCTTTGTCACCCGTGTTCTCTGCCACTTTTGCGCCGTAAGCCACTGCTTCCAGCGATGTTTTTTTTATCGAACCGTTGTCCAGTTCTACATATATAAGGACTGACATTTGCGCTCAGTTTTAATTTGTAAGTTGATTCAAAAGGTTTACAGCACTTTTGCTTCTGTTCGCAAAAGGCGGATCAATGTTCCTGCCTCTGCGGCGGGGATCATTTTGCATGCACCTTTCGGTGCGGGCAGGAAGTACTTTTCCGGCACGGTCATTTCGTCCAGCGAAACCGGCTCTACCACATTCAGTGGCTTTGTCCGTGCGGTCATAATGCCACGCATGTTGGGTATTTTCCACTCCGCAATCGGTTCCTGGCAGCCTAACACAAGCGGCAAAGGTGCTTTCAGGATTTCTTTTCCGCCGTCAATTTCCCGGCTGATGGTAGCAGAGCCGCCTTCGATATCCAGTTTCATAACAGGAGAATAGGAGGCAATTCCGAGCATTTCTCCAACCAGACCATGCACGACGCCGCTGTTATAATCGATGGATTCGCGTCCCATCAGAATGAGATCGTAATTGTTTTGCTGCGCAACATGGGCGATCTGAACGGCTACAAAATACGAATCGAGCGGATCGGCATTGATGCGGATTGCATCGTCCGCGCCAATGGCCAGTGCCTTGCGGATCTGCGGATCAGCGTCGGCTTCTCCCACATGCAGCACAGTTAATGTTCCGCCTGACTGTTCTTTTAGTTCAACACCTCTTGCCAGTGCGTAATCGTCGTAGGGGCCGATAATGTACTGGACGCCATTTTTATTAAGTCTGGTGTCGTTGTCCGTAAATGTTATCTTAGCGGTTGTATCGGGCACATTGGATATACAAACGAGTATTTTCATGAGCTTATATTTATGAATATTGTCTGTAATGAGAATAACTTTGTCCGGGCAAATTAAGGGAAATCTTAAATAGTATGCAAGCATAATAATATACAATGAACAGCACCTTACTCAGCAATCTCCTCCGTTTTTATGAAGAGGATCCGGACGATCCTTTCAATGTTTATGCCCTAGCCATTGAGTATACCAAGTCGGATCCGGAAAAAGCTGCGCGGTTTTTTGATATTCTTCTGACCGAACATCCCGATTATCTGCCCACTTATTATCACGCTGGTTCATTTTTTGCTGCAAAAGAAGAAATGGAAAAGGCTGAGGAAATTTACCGCAAAGGGGTGGCACTGGCGCTTTTACAAAAAAATAACAAAGCGCATCAGGAGCTGCAAAGAGCCTTTAACAGCTTTCTGGACGAAATGGACGACTAACTGATTGGGCCAAAAATTTGCTGTTTAAGGCAAAAACCTGTACCTTTCATGATTAGTAAGAATACTACATTCCAGACTGCTTTCGGTAAAATACGTCCTCTGCTCAGTTTAGTTTGATTTATGGAGTTCCCTGGTTGACGGGAGAGAAAAAATTATTCATTTAATATTATGGAAAAGGAATTATTTATTCCACTTGTGGTAAAGTGGGCACAGGCGCATGGGTTTAAGGATATCCAGGCCAATATGGAAGGATTTGAAACACCGAAGTCCTACGAACGGGCCGCCGATAATGCCAAATTTACCCCGGATGTAACAGGCGTAAATATGTTCAACAGGCACTATCTGGAAGTTTCAATGAAAACCGACCAGCTTCGTGGAAGCATTTCTAAATGGAAGTTGCTAAGCGAGCTTGCCGGCATGAAAGGTGCTAAATTATATCTGATGGCGCCAAGGGGGCATGTCAGGTTCACACGCGAAATCATAGATCAGTACAACATTCCAGCGGAAGTTGTGAAGATCGACTAAAACGAAAAGGGATTGTTAGCTTTAACAATCCCTTTTTCGTTTCTATGCCTGCGGATATTTCCATTCTCCCCGATATTCCCTGCTCAAAAGATTGTTTGCCTCGGCATCGCCCTGGATCGTTTCTTTTTCGCCGTCCCAAACTATGCTTCTGCCTAATTTATAAGAGAGCATTCCCAGCAACGCCACATTGGTGGAGCGCTGTCCAATTTCTATTTCAGAGATCGGCGGTTTGTTCGTTTTAATCGATTCGATGAAGTTTGCCCAAAGTTCCTTGATATTCTGGTCGTCGGGCTTGTTCAGCTGTGCGTCCTGATGAATGACCGGCTTTTTTGGGTCTGTTGGGTAAAATGTCCAGCCATCGAGCCAGCCCATGTGGAATGTGCCCTCCGTTCCGTAGAAATAAACACCTACTGCTTGCTGTGGATGCGTTTTCTCCGCATTGTTGGCTGCAAAATTCCGGTGCTCCCATTCCAACGTAAATCCGTCAAAATCATAAACGGCTACCTGGTGGTCCGGCGCATCGGTGTTGTCCTGCCTGATTGCACGACCGCCGGTTGAATAAATTTTCTTCGGATATTTTTGTTCCGACCACCATAAAACCTGGTCAAGCCAGTGAATGCCCCAGTCTCCCAATGTCCCGTTTGCGAAGTTGAGATAACCCCGGAATCCCCTGGGATGCATGGTTTTGTTATAAGGCATCAACTGCGCTGGTCCGCAGTAGAAATCCCAGTCCAATCCTTGTGGCGGCTCAGAATCGGGTGTCTTTTGGCCGGGCCCGCCTCCGTAATGTACAAAGGCGCGTGCCATGCCTATTTTTCCGGCCTTTCCCGATTTCAGGAATTCCATTCCCGAAACATTATGTGGAGAAACGCGCCTGTGCGTGCCTACCTGCGCGATTTTTCCATGTTTACGCGTCGCGTTGACCATCGCGCGGCCTTCCTTGATCGTGTGCGAAATGGGTTTTTCGACATATACGTGCGCGCCTGATTCGATGGCCGCAATGCAGCACAACGCATGCCAGTGATCCGGCGTTGCCACGATCACGACTTCCGGTTTTTCTTTGGCCAGAAGCTCGCGGTAATCTTTGTAAATCTTCGGTTTATCCGGCGTGAGCTTGGCCATTTCCGCAGCACAAACTTTAAGCTGGTTGTCGTCCACATCACAAAGCGCGACAAGCTTGTTCTCGCCCGACTGCAGCGCGCAGCGCAGTATATTGGTTCCCCACCAACCCGTTCCGATCAATGCCGTGCGGTAAGGAGCGGCCCGGCTAATGGCGCTTAGTAGTGGCAGCGATGAAAAGGCGGCACCCGCAAGCGCCGACTTTTCGATAAAGGTTCTACGATCCATTCCAGATATTTTAAAAACTATTTTTTAGTGAGTTTTTCGATCAGCCAGTTGTTCATCAAATCCTTTTCTTCCTGGTAAGTCCAGTGGCCCGTATCCTGGTAAAGTTTCAGCTCTTTGGGAGCCGTGGTCACATTATAAGCCGCATACATGGAAGTTGGAGGGCAGGTTTCATCATTATATCCCCAAATGTAACAACCAGGCACTTTGACCCTTCTGGCGAAATTAACCACGTCGTAATAAGCAACAGTGGCTACTTTTTCCTTGGTGTTGTTCCATTTTACACCGTTTTTATCAAAGTAATGCGGCCATCCGCCCGCTCGTCCGTGCAGGTAACCCGTTACATCGCTTAATGCCGGGTAAAATGCGCCCAGCCACTTAACGCGGGGATCCAGTCCGGCTGTAATGATGGACAATGCGCCTCCCTGGCTTCCGCCGGTTACCGCCAGGTTCGTCCCGTCGTACTGAGGCAGGCTGGTCAGGAAATCATTGGCACGTACGCAGCCGAGATAAACTCTTTTGTAATAAAATTTATCGCGGTCATCCATATTGTATGCCGGATAACCGTTCAGAAGGCCCTGGCCCATATCTGTATAAACGGCAGGGTCCATAATAACTGAAATGCCGTGAATCCCAATTTCCAGGGTGATGATGTCTTTTTCGGCAGTCACCACATCGCCATAGTAGGGGCGTACGCCAGCCCCGGGAACACGGAGTAATGCAGGATATTTCCCTTCTTTCTTTGGAATGCTGAGAATCCCATAAACGCGTACGCCTTTCCGGTTGTTTTGCAGGTTCAGATGGTACACATTTACTTTTTCCGTGCAGCGTTCGGGCAGGAGCGTCATTTTCGTATCCATGGGGACTTCGGCTAGTTCTTTCTTGGCCGCAGCCCAGAATGTGTCGAAATCCTGGGGATTAGCCACAGTCGGTTCTATTTTTTGCGGATCAAAACCGGCGGTGGCCAGGCCGCGATATTCATTGCCATCCACGGTAACCCAGGCAATACATCTCAAAAAACCGGGCGTTTTGAGCGTTCCTCCGTCAATGGTCAGTTTCCCGTCAGCAGCGGTTTTCGTTTCCTTAACAGTCGGATCGAGCTTTTCGAGGCCGATTTCGTAGCGTATGGAAGCATTTTTTACCGGATTCCCATTCCTCGTAACCGTTACCAGGAACTGCACCTTATCGCCCGTTTTATAGGTCCAGTCGTCCCGGTCCGCGGTAACGACAATTTCAACAGGCCGCCTTGCCGGCTGTGCAACAACAGTTAATAAAGAGAGCCAGAACAGAACGGCCAGTGGTAAAAAACGATTTCTCATAAGGGGTTAGATTTCATGAATTGGATTGAAAATACTTAGCTTGTCAAGTAAAAGTGACAACACGCCGGAATCTTTAACAAAAACGGGATATTTTTTGCGAATTGCAGTAATTTGCTTGCATAAACGGCAGCCTTTTGGGTTTAATAGAGAATTAAAAAAAGCGGGATTTTGATCAGGATCAATAAGTATATCAGCGAGACAGGATTTTGCTCGCGGCGTGAAGCGGACAGGCTGGTGGAGCAGGGCAGGGTAATGCTGAA
It includes:
- a CDS encoding Gfo/Idh/MocA family protein, with the translated sequence MDRRTFIEKSALAGAAFSSLPLLSAISRAAPYRTALIGTGWWGTNILRCALQSGENKLVALCDVDDNQLKVCAAEMAKLTPDKPKIYKDYRELLAKEKPEVVIVATPDHWHALCCIAAIESGAHVYVEKPISHTIKEGRAMVNATRKHGKIAQVGTHRRVSPHNVSGMEFLKSGKAGKIGMARAFVHYGGGPGQKTPDSEPPQGLDWDFYCGPAQLMPYNKTMHPRGFRGYLNFANGTLGDWGIHWLDQVLWWSEQKYPKKIYSTGGRAIRQDNTDAPDHQVAVYDFDGFTLEWEHRNFAANNAEKTHPQQAVGVYFYGTEGTFHMGWLDGWTFYPTDPKKPVIHQDAQLNKPDDQNIKELWANFIESIKTNKPPISEIEIGQRSTNVALLGMLSYKLGRSIVWDGEKETIQGDAEANNLLSREYRGEWKYPQA
- a CDS encoding tetratricopeptide repeat protein gives rise to the protein MNSTLLSNLLRFYEEDPDDPFNVYALAIEYTKSDPEKAARFFDILLTEHPDYLPTYYHAGSFFAAKEEMEKAEEIYRKGVALALLQKNNKAHQELQRAFNSFLDEMDD
- a CDS encoding electron transfer flavoprotein subunit alpha/FixB family protein gives rise to the protein MSVLIYVELDNGSIKKTSLEAVAYGAKVAENTGDKAVVLAIGQAASSELEIAGKYGASKVLHASDEKLSHENSLAYADVLAQAAGQEGSKIIILSKSGLGDAMAARAAAKLKAGVVSGVTALPEINGSFKVTRGIFTGKAFATTEMKSDIKILVVKKNVIEIDENDVASASAVIETFSPQLRDADFQASVVNVEKASSELSLTEAQVIVSGGRGMKGPEHWQPLLDLARALGAATGCSKPVSDLDWRPHHEHIGQTGIKVAPNLYIACGISGAIQHLAGVNGSKCIVVINKDPEAPFFKAADYGIVGDVFEILPKLTEAAKNM
- a CDS encoding electron transfer flavoprotein subunit beta/FixA family protein, with the protein product MKILVCISNVPDTTAKITFTDNDTRLNKNGVQYIIGPYDDYALARGVELKEQSGGTLTVLHVGEADADPQIRKALAIGADDAIRINADPLDSYFVAVQIAHVAQQNNYDLILMGRESIDYNSGVVHGLVGEMLGIASYSPVMKLDIEGGSATISREIDGGKEILKAPLPLVLGCQEPIAEWKIPNMRGIMTARTKPLNVVEPVSLDEMTVPEKYFLPAPKGACKMIPAAEAGTLIRLLRTEAKVL
- a CDS encoding acetylxylan esterase translates to MRNRFLPLAVLFWLSLLTVVAQPARRPVEIVVTADRDDWTYKTGDKVQFLVTVTRNGNPVKNASIRYEIGLEKLDPTVKETKTAADGKLTIDGGTLKTPGFLRCIAWVTVDGNEYRGLATAGFDPQKIEPTVANPQDFDTFWAAAKKELAEVPMDTKMTLLPERCTEKVNVYHLNLQNNRKGVRVYGILSIPKKEGKYPALLRVPGAGVRPYYGDVVTAEKDIITLEIGIHGISVIMDPAVYTDMGQGLLNGYPAYNMDDRDKFYYKRVYLGCVRANDFLTSLPQYDGTNLAVTGGSQGGALSIITAGLDPRVKWLGAFYPALSDVTGYLHGRAGGWPHYFDKNGVKWNNTKEKVATVAYYDVVNFARRVKVPGCYIWGYNDETCPPTSMYAAYNVTTAPKELKLYQDTGHWTYQEEKDLMNNWLIEKLTKK
- a CDS encoding bifunctional nuclease domain-containing protein is translated as MKKIKLEILGLSPSQSQAGSFALVLGEELGNRRLPIIIGVFEAQAIAVQIENIVPNRPMTHDLFKSFADGMNYTLKEIVISDLKEGIFYAKIVCTDNLREVEIDARPSDAIAIGLRFDIPIFTYEAILSEAGIVSSSLTEDEEDDEDAVKETLKATGSTKDQLRDLTFDELQRMLDDALSKEDYEKAASIRDEMGRRN